The following coding sequences are from one Geothrix sp. window:
- the rfaE2 gene encoding D-glycero-beta-D-manno-heptose 1-phosphate adenylyltransferase, with protein MPSLTRFFQTPEAFLAAVPRPKTLCFTNGCFDLIHPGHVQYLADARALGDFLVVGLNSDASVARLKGSSRPLQDEGARAAILLGLRSVDAVVRFDEDTPLELIRALQPDVLVKGGDYTPETVVGRDLVEGRGGRLVLIPFLPGHSTSKIEARIKSGRGITLE; from the coding sequence ATGCCGTCACTGACCCGTTTCTTCCAGACCCCCGAAGCCTTCCTCGCGGCCGTCCCCCGGCCGAAGACCCTCTGCTTCACCAATGGCTGCTTCGACCTGATCCATCCGGGCCACGTGCAGTACCTCGCCGATGCCCGGGCCCTGGGCGACTTCCTGGTGGTGGGCCTCAACAGCGACGCTTCGGTGGCCCGGCTGAAGGGATCTTCCCGGCCCCTGCAGGACGAGGGGGCCCGCGCCGCCATCCTGCTGGGCCTGCGCAGCGTGGACGCCGTGGTGCGGTTCGACGAGGACACCCCCCTCGAACTCATCCGCGCCCTCCAGCCCGACGTGCTGGTGAAGGGCGGCGACTACACGCCGGAGACCGTGGTGGGCCGCGATCTCGTGGAAGGCCGCGGCGGAAGGCTGGTGCTGATCCCCTTCCTGCCGGGCCACAGCACGTCGAAGATCGAGGCCCGGATCAAGTCAGGACGGGGCATCACTCTTGAATAG
- a CDS encoding glutamine synthetase III family protein: MAKAQAPDTSSISRLDQIKISQYFGCNTFSERTMRERLQKDVYKAYRQALKRGEALSPEVAKSVALAMKEWALEQGCTHFTHWFLPMTGATAEKHDAFITWDEPGTVIERFSGSQLIQGEPDASSFPSGGLRATFEARGYTAWDPASPAFIMEGPLGKTLCIPTAFVGYHGEALDHKVPLLRSMDVVSVSARKALQHFGVNAESVVAQCGPEQEYFAVDLDLARLRPDLLFANRTLQGARPPKGQEMEDHYFGSIKERVLGFMQDVELECFKLGIPAKTRHNEVAPNQFEIAPIYEAANLASDHNQLLMEILKSVGERHSLAILLHEKPFAGVNGSGKHVNWSIATDEGQNLLEPGNTPEENLQFLYFLSATLKAIHTHGGLLRASIAFAGNDHRLGANEAPPAIMSAFLGAQLNHILDAIEKGDAADASVQRIIDLGIGNLPRIEKDATDRNRTSPFAFTGNKFEFRAVGSSQPIALPLTVINAAVAEALDDLNAKLDAELKAGKEHKAAVLSVVRQAIIETKAIRFEGNGYSEEWKAEAERRGLPHAKDTVAALHIWEEPAVKAVLAKPGILSEGEQESRLHIRHEEYQKVIAIETQVLRQMAETQILPSVTADLGARADSLGKLAAAGISVPETLKAALQTQATLAGEAQARLAAMKAALAKAESLEDLHARTEAFGTDVNQSKHALREVLDALEDACDADLWPLPKYWQLLSPLL; this comes from the coding sequence ATGGCCAAGGCGCAGGCGCCAGACACTTCCAGCATCTCACGGCTGGATCAGATCAAGATCAGCCAGTACTTCGGCTGCAATACGTTCAGCGAGCGCACCATGCGCGAACGGCTGCAGAAGGACGTGTACAAGGCCTACCGCCAGGCGCTGAAGCGCGGCGAGGCGCTGTCGCCCGAAGTGGCCAAGAGCGTGGCGCTCGCCATGAAGGAGTGGGCCCTGGAACAGGGCTGCACCCACTTCACCCACTGGTTCCTGCCCATGACGGGCGCCACCGCAGAGAAGCATGACGCCTTCATCACCTGGGACGAGCCCGGCACGGTCATCGAGCGCTTCAGCGGCAGCCAGCTCATCCAGGGCGAGCCGGACGCCAGTTCCTTCCCCAGCGGCGGTCTGCGCGCCACCTTCGAGGCCCGCGGCTACACCGCCTGGGACCCCGCCAGCCCGGCCTTCATCATGGAAGGCCCCCTGGGCAAGACCCTCTGCATCCCCACCGCCTTCGTGGGGTACCACGGCGAGGCGCTGGATCACAAGGTGCCGCTGCTCCGCTCCATGGACGTGGTTTCCGTCAGCGCTCGGAAGGCCCTCCAGCACTTTGGCGTGAACGCGGAATCCGTGGTCGCCCAGTGCGGTCCTGAGCAGGAATACTTCGCCGTGGATCTCGACTTGGCCCGGCTGCGGCCCGACCTGCTCTTCGCGAACCGGACCCTGCAGGGCGCCCGCCCCCCCAAGGGCCAGGAGATGGAGGACCACTACTTCGGCAGCATCAAGGAGCGCGTCCTCGGGTTCATGCAGGACGTGGAGCTGGAGTGCTTCAAGCTGGGCATCCCCGCCAAGACCCGCCACAACGAGGTGGCCCCCAACCAGTTCGAGATCGCCCCCATCTACGAGGCCGCCAACCTGGCCAGCGACCACAACCAGCTGCTCATGGAGATCCTGAAGTCCGTGGGCGAGCGCCACAGCCTGGCCATCCTGCTGCACGAGAAGCCCTTTGCCGGCGTGAACGGCAGCGGCAAGCACGTGAACTGGAGCATCGCCACGGACGAAGGGCAGAACCTGCTGGAGCCCGGCAACACGCCCGAGGAGAACCTGCAGTTCCTGTACTTCCTCAGCGCCACTCTGAAGGCCATCCACACCCACGGCGGCCTGCTGCGGGCCTCCATCGCCTTCGCGGGCAACGACCACCGCCTGGGCGCCAACGAGGCGCCCCCGGCCATCATGTCCGCCTTCCTCGGTGCCCAGCTGAACCACATCCTGGATGCCATCGAGAAGGGGGACGCCGCGGACGCCTCCGTGCAGCGGATCATCGACCTCGGCATCGGCAACCTGCCCCGCATCGAGAAGGACGCCACGGACCGCAACCGCACCAGCCCCTTCGCCTTCACGGGCAACAAGTTCGAGTTCCGCGCCGTGGGCTCCAGCCAGCCCATCGCCCTGCCTTTGACGGTGATCAACGCCGCCGTGGCCGAGGCCCTGGACGACCTGAACGCCAAGCTGGACGCCGAGCTCAAGGCCGGCAAGGAGCACAAGGCGGCGGTCCTCTCCGTGGTGCGCCAGGCCATCATCGAGACCAAGGCCATCCGCTTCGAGGGCAATGGCTACTCCGAGGAGTGGAAGGCCGAGGCCGAGCGCCGTGGTCTGCCCCACGCCAAGGACACCGTGGCCGCCCTCCACATCTGGGAAGAGCCCGCGGTCAAGGCCGTGCTCGCCAAGCCCGGCATCCTCTCCGAGGGTGAGCAGGAGTCCCGGCTCCACATCCGCCACGAGGAGTACCAGAAGGTCATCGCCATCGAGACTCAGGTCCTGCGCCAGATGGCCGAGACCCAGATCCTGCCCTCCGTGACCGCCGACCTCGGCGCCCGGGCCGACAGCCTGGGCAAGCTGGCCGCCGCCGGCATCTCGGTGCCCGAGACCCTGAAGGCCGCGCTGCAGACCCAGGCGACCCTGGCAGGTGAGGCCCAGGCCCGCCTGGCCGCCATGAAGGCCGCCCTGGCCAAGGCCGAAAGCCTCGAGGATCTGCACGCCCGCACCGAAGCCTTCGGCACCGACGTCAACCAGTCCAAGCACGCCCTCCGGGAAGTGCTCGATGCCCTCGAGGATGCCTGCGACGCCGACCTGTGGCCCCTGCCGAAGTATTGGCAGCTGCTGTCACCGCTGCTCTAG
- the nadA gene encoding quinolinate synthase NadA — MDLTTPYAPDLESIPAGIDLVAEIRRLKAERKAVLLAHYYQEPEIQDLADFVGDSLQLSQQAAKADADVIAFCGVHFMAETAKILNPTKTVVIPDMDAGCSLADRCPADYFAEWLKQYPDHDVVSYINCSAGVKALSTVICTSSNAVRVVESLPKERKLVFAPDRHLGKWVMKQTGRDMVLFPGFCIVHEQFTAKRLATLKARHPEAKLIAHPECDATVSQLADFVGSTAALLNFVAKDSAKAFIVATEAGILHQMHQRRPEAELIPAPADSGCNCSLCPYMKLNNLEKLYLCLRDLKPEILLDETLRRRALQPLERMLALG; from the coding sequence ATGGATCTCACGACCCCCTACGCTCCTGACCTCGAAAGCATCCCCGCGGGCATCGACCTGGTGGCCGAGATCCGACGCCTCAAGGCCGAGCGCAAGGCCGTGCTCCTGGCCCACTACTACCAGGAGCCCGAGATCCAGGATCTGGCGGACTTCGTGGGCGACAGCCTCCAGCTCAGCCAGCAGGCCGCCAAGGCCGATGCCGACGTCATCGCCTTCTGCGGCGTCCACTTCATGGCCGAGACCGCCAAGATCCTCAACCCCACGAAGACCGTGGTGATCCCCGACATGGACGCCGGCTGCAGCCTGGCGGACCGCTGCCCTGCGGATTACTTCGCCGAGTGGCTGAAGCAGTACCCCGACCACGACGTGGTGAGCTACATCAACTGCTCCGCCGGCGTGAAGGCCCTCAGCACGGTCATCTGCACCAGCAGCAACGCGGTGCGGGTGGTGGAGAGCCTGCCCAAGGAACGCAAGCTCGTATTCGCCCCCGACCGTCACCTGGGCAAGTGGGTGATGAAGCAGACGGGCCGCGACATGGTGCTGTTTCCGGGCTTCTGCATCGTCCACGAGCAGTTCACGGCCAAGCGGCTGGCCACGCTGAAGGCCCGGCACCCGGAGGCCAAGCTCATCGCCCATCCCGAGTGCGACGCCACCGTGAGCCAGCTGGCGGACTTCGTGGGCTCCACGGCGGCCCTGCTGAACTTCGTGGCCAAGGACAGCGCCAAGGCCTTCATCGTGGCCACCGAGGCGGGCATCCTCCACCAGATGCACCAGCGGCGCCCCGAGGCCGAGCTGATTCCCGCCCCCGCCGACAGCGGCTGCAACTGCAGCCTCTGCCCCTACATGAAGCTGAACAACCTGGAGAAGCTCTACCTCTGCCTGCGGGACCTGAAGCCGGAGATCCTCCTGGACGAGACCCTGAGGCGCCGCGCCCTCCAGCCCCTGGAGCGGATGCTGGCCCTGGGCTGA
- a CDS encoding sensor histidine kinase: MYRHRTSRYRALHPGMGPSRWQRLQQRSGIVLLALAGLVTAAMLIAAPRLYRLDQLDKGRNTFMESHWVDFEAVERHWKTLPILQSVRTGDEADVRRFLADQPLAVALLDRFDGRRLWIRQGDRLVEPRDPSPAQQYLGWFSHAEMAQRFEWNPPRAQDPDFGKVATVVLLSDRWLVIKRWRPGSPEAEHELGNALAPGRTLRMGLVRETDLERYDLKLEPWGAEPNLQVDPERLSTLPLGSATKTNAFGDGWMLAGVGFDDQQAAFRKLLRRHYWLASGVSALVGTAILLGLWLRHRSRRKAVLDADRLASMTHSLKTPLAILKFRCDSLRLGRLSADRADEELLKIGEEVDHLTTIIESGLRVIRGGGPSGPRNQATRAWFTEVADDLRPAFELEDRQLDLRLAEEAGHAPLPSLRAALLTLLENALGHGRGRVTLQTWRNRRRFCIQVSDEGEGLEPHQLKALGKPFQRLREQGKEGFQREGQGLGLSLLIQVAEQEGWGLTFSSAPGEGFVALLEVPAA; encoded by the coding sequence ATGTATCGCCATCGAACCTCCCGCTACCGCGCCCTGCATCCCGGCATGGGCCCCTCACGCTGGCAGCGGCTCCAGCAGCGCAGCGGCATCGTGCTGCTGGCCCTCGCGGGCCTCGTCACGGCCGCGATGCTGATCGCGGCCCCCCGGCTCTACCGGCTGGATCAGCTGGACAAGGGGCGGAACACCTTCATGGAATCCCACTGGGTGGACTTCGAGGCGGTCGAGCGGCACTGGAAGACCCTGCCCATCCTCCAGTCGGTCCGCACCGGCGACGAAGCCGATGTCAGGAGGTTCCTGGCCGACCAGCCCCTCGCGGTGGCCCTGCTGGACCGCTTTGATGGCCGCCGCCTCTGGATCCGCCAGGGGGACCGGCTGGTGGAACCCCGAGATCCCTCCCCCGCCCAGCAGTACCTCGGCTGGTTCTCCCATGCAGAGATGGCGCAACGCTTCGAATGGAATCCCCCCCGGGCGCAGGATCCCGACTTCGGGAAGGTCGCCACGGTGGTCCTCCTCTCGGACCGCTGGCTGGTCATCAAGCGGTGGCGGCCCGGATCACCCGAGGCCGAGCACGAACTGGGCAACGCCCTGGCCCCCGGCCGGACCCTTCGGATGGGGCTCGTCCGGGAGACGGATCTGGAGCGGTACGACCTGAAGCTGGAACCCTGGGGCGCCGAGCCCAACCTCCAGGTGGATCCGGAGCGGCTATCCACCCTGCCCTTGGGCAGCGCCACCAAGACCAATGCCTTCGGCGATGGCTGGATGCTCGCCGGCGTGGGCTTCGACGATCAGCAGGCGGCCTTCCGGAAACTGCTGCGGCGGCACTACTGGCTGGCCTCGGGCGTGTCTGCCCTGGTCGGCACGGCCATCCTCCTGGGGCTCTGGCTCCGGCACCGCAGCCGCCGCAAGGCGGTCCTCGACGCGGACCGCCTCGCCTCCATGACCCACAGCCTCAAGACACCCCTGGCCATCCTCAAATTCCGCTGCGATTCGCTCCGGCTGGGCCGGCTCAGCGCAGATCGTGCGGATGAGGAGCTCCTGAAGATCGGCGAGGAGGTGGACCACCTCACCACCATCATCGAGAGCGGCCTGCGGGTGATCCGCGGTGGCGGGCCCTCCGGCCCCCGCAACCAGGCGACCCGGGCCTGGTTCACGGAAGTCGCCGATGACCTCCGTCCCGCCTTCGAATTGGAGGACCGGCAGCTGGACCTGCGCCTGGCCGAGGAGGCCGGCCATGCCCCCCTGCCCTCCCTGCGGGCGGCCCTCCTCACCCTGCTGGAAAACGCCCTCGGCCACGGCCGGGGCCGCGTCACCCTCCAGACCTGGCGCAACCGCCGGCGCTTCTGCATCCAGGTCAGCGACGAGGGCGAGGGACTCGAACCGCACCAGCTCAAGGCCCTCGGCAAGCCCTTCCAGCGGCTGCGCGAACAGGGCAAGGAAGGCTTCCAGCGCGAGGGCCAGGGCCTCGGCCTGAGCCTGCTCATCCAGGTGGCCGAGCAGGAAGGCTGGGGCCTCACCTTCTCCTCAGCCCCTGGAGAGGGCTTCGTCGCCCTGCTTGAGGTGCCTGCCGCGTGA
- a CDS encoding response regulator transcription factor — MTHILVVEDEPSLCQLLVNNLSFEGYSVEAAGDGVPALAAHAAHRADLIVLDLMLPQMDGFEVLRTLRERKDEVPVLMLTARGEETDRVQGLSLGADDYLVKPFSVLELMARVKAILRRTRPVDRPPLLRSGPFRFDLPRLEARRDGRLLELTPREFRLLEILITHPGRTHSRKELLQLAWEQDARPSARTVDVHIANLRRKLGEELGSPWITTVGGEGYRWITQVEAEPA, encoded by the coding sequence GTGACCCACATCCTCGTGGTGGAGGATGAGCCGTCCCTCTGCCAGCTCCTCGTCAACAACCTGAGCTTCGAAGGCTATTCCGTGGAGGCGGCCGGGGACGGTGTGCCCGCGCTCGCAGCCCATGCCGCCCACCGGGCGGATCTGATCGTCCTGGACCTGATGCTGCCCCAGATGGATGGGTTCGAGGTGCTCCGGACCCTCCGGGAGCGCAAGGATGAGGTGCCGGTGCTGATGCTGACGGCCCGCGGCGAGGAGACGGACCGCGTGCAGGGCCTAAGCCTCGGTGCCGACGACTACCTGGTGAAGCCCTTCTCGGTGCTCGAGCTGATGGCCCGGGTGAAGGCCATCCTCCGCCGCACGCGCCCCGTGGACCGCCCCCCCCTGCTGCGCTCGGGCCCCTTCCGGTTCGATCTGCCCCGGCTGGAGGCGCGGCGCGACGGCCGCCTGCTGGAGTTGACGCCGCGCGAGTTCCGCCTGCTGGAGATCCTCATCACCCACCCGGGTCGCACCCACAGCCGGAAGGAACTGCTGCAGCTGGCCTGGGAGCAGGATGCCCGGCCCAGCGCCCGGACCGTGGACGTCCACATCGCCAACCTGCGGCGGAAGCTGGGCGAGGAGCTGGGCTCGCCCTGGATCACCACCGTGGGCGGAGAGGGCTACCGCTGGATCACCCAAGTGGAAGCCGAACCCGCCTAG
- a CDS encoding class II 3-deoxy-7-phosphoheptulonate synthase — translation MTPWNPHSWQRFPAQQQPAYDDPSELEGILARLRRMPPLVVPEEVDRLRGLLAEAAAGRRFLLQGGDCAEQFKDCTPASIEGKLRVLLQMSVALTHGGRKPVVRVGRIAGQFAKPRSKPTEMVRGRELPSYRGDLINGLEAEEASRRPDPGRMLEAYFHASATLNHLRALTAGGFADLHHPERWELPGGTGEVPAYRRTLDQVRESLDFLEALGGVQRDVLERIDFFTSHEALLLPYEEALTRWIHEDGSYYNLGAHTLWVGERTRQLDGAHIEYLRGIRNPIGVKVGPSATPEHLVDLLARLDPDREPGRITLISRFGASKIQAALPPLLEAVRATDHPVLWSCDPMHGNGTESAAGLKTREFSAILSELRQAFEIHRAHGSHLGGVHIELTGEAVTECTGGTEGLSEADLAKAYETGCDPRLNGTQSLEMAFLIAEMMRG, via the coding sequence ATGACGCCCTGGAACCCCCACAGCTGGCAGCGCTTCCCGGCCCAACAGCAGCCGGCCTATGACGACCCCTCCGAGCTGGAGGGGATCCTGGCGCGCCTGCGCCGGATGCCCCCGCTTGTCGTGCCCGAGGAGGTGGACCGGCTCCGCGGCCTGCTGGCCGAAGCCGCCGCCGGACGCCGCTTCCTGCTCCAGGGCGGGGACTGTGCCGAGCAGTTCAAGGACTGCACGCCAGCGTCCATCGAAGGCAAGCTGCGCGTCCTGCTCCAGATGTCCGTGGCCCTCACCCATGGGGGACGCAAGCCCGTCGTCCGGGTGGGCCGCATCGCCGGCCAGTTCGCCAAACCTCGCAGCAAGCCCACGGAGATGGTCCGGGGCCGCGAGCTGCCCAGCTACCGGGGCGACCTCATCAACGGCCTGGAGGCCGAGGAGGCCTCCCGCCGGCCCGACCCGGGACGCATGCTGGAGGCCTACTTCCACGCCTCCGCCACGCTGAACCACCTCCGGGCCCTCACCGCCGGGGGCTTCGCCGACCTCCACCACCCCGAGCGCTGGGAGCTGCCGGGCGGCACGGGCGAGGTGCCTGCCTATCGCCGCACCCTCGACCAGGTGCGCGAGTCGCTGGATTTCCTCGAGGCCCTCGGCGGCGTCCAGCGGGACGTGCTCGAGCGCATCGACTTCTTCACCAGCCACGAGGCCCTGCTGCTGCCCTATGAGGAGGCCCTCACCCGCTGGATCCACGAGGACGGCAGCTACTACAACCTGGGGGCGCACACGCTCTGGGTGGGCGAGCGCACCCGCCAGCTGGACGGCGCCCACATCGAGTACCTCCGCGGCATCCGCAACCCCATCGGCGTGAAGGTGGGGCCCAGCGCCACGCCGGAACACCTGGTGGACCTGCTGGCCCGGCTCGATCCGGACCGGGAACCCGGCCGCATCACCCTGATCTCCCGCTTCGGTGCCTCGAAAATCCAGGCGGCGCTGCCGCCGCTCCTGGAGGCCGTGCGGGCCACGGATCACCCGGTGCTCTGGAGCTGCGATCCCATGCATGGCAACGGCACGGAAAGCGCTGCGGGGCTCAAGACCCGGGAGTTCAGCGCCATCCTCTCCGAGCTGCGCCAGGCCTTCGAGATCCACCGCGCCCACGGTTCCCACCTGGGCGGCGTGCACATCGAGCTCACCGGCGAGGCCGTCACCGAGTGCACCGGCGGCACGGAGGGCCTTTCGGAGGCGGACCTGGCCAAGGCCTACGAGACCGGCTGCGACCCCCGCCTCAATGGCACACAAAGCCTGGAGATGGCCTTCCTCATCGCCGAGATGATGCGGGGCTGA
- a CDS encoding acyl-CoA thioesterase, translating to MPFSHPIEVRFSDLDAMGHVNNAVVVSYMEQARFQWWRSFLGGRKFQEEGFLIARVEVDYRMPILLGDDVRVELHCTKAGNSSFELSYRITKGLGGDLFAEGKTVQVMLDFTTNRPKPLAPATRDWLEAQA from the coding sequence ATGCCCTTTTCCCATCCCATCGAGGTGCGGTTCAGCGATCTGGACGCCATGGGGCATGTGAACAATGCCGTGGTGGTCAGCTACATGGAGCAGGCGCGCTTCCAGTGGTGGCGCAGCTTCCTGGGCGGCCGGAAGTTCCAGGAGGAGGGCTTCCTCATCGCCCGCGTCGAGGTGGACTACCGCATGCCGATCCTGCTGGGCGACGATGTGCGGGTGGAACTGCACTGCACCAAGGCGGGAAACAGTTCCTTCGAGCTGAGCTACCGGATCACCAAGGGGCTCGGCGGCGACCTCTTCGCCGAAGGCAAGACCGTCCAGGTCATGCTCGACTTCACCACCAACCGGCCCAAGCCCCTGGCCCCCGCCACGCGGGACTGGCTGGAGGCCCAGGCGTGA
- a CDS encoding thiol-disulfide oxidoreductase DCC family protein yields the protein MPAPLLLAYDPACTLCCRMALWLARRDRQGLLLILPVRDPELLVLAPELGGRPVEKEIHGLDLGTREVRAGAELLRPIAQRLPGWRWVAPVLAIPGFPRLLNRFYLHWAAWRFRRTGRQPFA from the coding sequence ATGCCCGCCCCCCTCCTTCTCGCCTACGACCCCGCCTGCACCCTCTGCTGCCGCATGGCCCTCTGGCTGGCCCGACGGGACCGCCAGGGTCTCCTGCTCATCCTCCCGGTGCGGGACCCCGAGCTGCTGGTCCTGGCGCCGGAGCTGGGCGGCCGCCCCGTCGAGAAGGAGATCCACGGCCTGGACCTGGGCACGCGGGAGGTCCGGGCCGGGGCCGAGTTGCTGCGACCTATCGCCCAACGCCTGCCGGGTTGGCGGTGGGTCGCCCCGGTCCTGGCCATCCCGGGGTTTCCCAGGCTGCTCAACCGCTTCTACCTCCACTGGGCCGCCTGGCGCTTCCGGCGCACCGGCCGCCAGCCCTTCGCGTAG
- a CDS encoding CPBP family intramembrane glutamic endopeptidase, with amino-acid sequence MASESPASWHPHRSWADPLIALLALLALLAAGFTLRVRQQGARRPAERAGLQGRLLEVALAGPRAFTGRPVAAKEWTKAERQLKEPWDRALLAVLKAELGDPAAPALDDPGAARVGPAWERFRRAYLAAYAGAPLPTAGDRLDVHRRLGDGYAADLLEARLLDREGGGETLRARARAALLTRLAGLGLLGLGVLALAAAGLAVGIYLLVTRHKEPALPLPAWSLSGRACALVLLGWFLTFFLSGNLVGLLLHPWPSLRWLALPLGYLFHAAFGVLFLCSAEGLSFGELWQRVAPGRAGRDLAWGGAFLALAVLLVILVALVSNLILRPEQSPQRDLQELLRSLSGWGPGLALFLTVAGLAPFFEELLFRGFLMPVLARKQRMAVALVLSALLFAAIHLQPAGLPVLGTLGLVMGLALRHTGSLRTPILVHACWNGSLFLLMRAFA; translated from the coding sequence ATGGCCTCAGAATCCCCTGCCTCCTGGCACCCCCATCGCAGCTGGGCCGATCCCCTGATCGCCCTGCTGGCCCTGCTGGCCCTGCTGGCGGCTGGGTTCACCCTCCGCGTCCGGCAGCAGGGGGCCAGGCGACCCGCCGAGCGGGCCGGACTCCAGGGGCGCTTGCTGGAAGTGGCGCTGGCCGGCCCCAGGGCCTTCACGGGACGCCCCGTGGCGGCGAAGGAGTGGACCAAGGCCGAAAGACAGCTGAAGGAACCCTGGGACCGTGCCCTCCTGGCCGTCCTCAAGGCAGAGCTGGGCGACCCGGCGGCCCCGGCCCTGGATGACCCCGGTGCGGCACGGGTGGGACCGGCTTGGGAACGATTCCGGCGCGCCTATCTCGCCGCCTATGCCGGAGCCCCTCTGCCCACCGCCGGAGACCGCCTCGACGTCCACCGCCGCCTCGGGGACGGCTATGCGGCCGACCTGCTCGAGGCCCGTCTCCTGGATCGTGAAGGCGGAGGGGAGACCCTCCGGGCCAGGGCACGGGCGGCCCTGCTGACCCGGCTGGCCGGGCTGGGCCTCCTTGGCCTGGGAGTCCTGGCCCTTGCGGCGGCCGGGCTCGCGGTCGGCATCTACCTGCTGGTGACCCGGCACAAGGAACCGGCCCTTCCGCTGCCCGCCTGGTCGCTCTCAGGCCGTGCCTGCGCCCTGGTCCTGCTCGGCTGGTTCCTGACCTTCTTCCTCTCCGGAAACCTGGTGGGACTCCTGCTCCATCCCTGGCCAAGCCTGCGGTGGCTGGCCCTGCCCCTGGGCTACCTCTTCCATGCCGCCTTCGGGGTCCTGTTCCTCTGCTCCGCGGAAGGTCTCTCCTTCGGCGAGCTGTGGCAGCGCGTCGCCCCGGGGAGGGCAGGGCGGGATCTCGCCTGGGGCGGCGCCTTCCTGGCCCTGGCGGTTCTGCTGGTCATCCTCGTCGCCCTCGTCTCGAACCTGATCCTGCGGCCGGAGCAGAGTCCCCAGCGGGACCTCCAGGAGCTGCTGCGCAGCCTGTCGGGCTGGGGTCCGGGCCTGGCGCTGTTCCTGACGGTCGCTGGCCTGGCACCCTTCTTCGAGGAGCTGCTCTTCCGGGGTTTCCTGATGCCCGTGCTGGCCCGGAAGCAACGGATGGCGGTGGCCCTCGTCCTCTCCGCCCTGCTCTTCGCGGCCATCCATCTGCAGCCCGCGGGTCTGCCGGTCCTCGGCACCCTGGGCCTGGTGATGGGCCTGGCCCTGCGGCATACCGGCAGCCTGCGGACTCCGATCCTGGTCCACGCCTGCTGGAACGGGAGCCTGTTCCTCCTGATGCGGGCCTTTGCCTAG
- a CDS encoding serine/threonine-protein kinase, which yields MADPKTIGRYQVLRPIGQGGMGTVYLAEDPLLKRRVAIKVIRVAGSARHQAMLRFRREAEISAQLNHPNLVTIFDVGVEEDLGPFLAMEYVEGKSLGKHIKEKNLDQETSAKVLIQAMRALRAAHRRAIVHRDVKPDNILLSEEGRAKLMDFGIARSMGHMSVNPQHPLDAPMLDEGVQDGYAQTLALRLTVTGDFLGSPAYAPPEVLKGGEGTPSSDRYSFAATAFELLTGQLPHPGGGLTEIIIHILQEPIAIPADLPPRLGAVFQRALSVDPDDRYTTLPEFMEELIDALPGPASMRARLFAALGQDDDGSSVSTARFRLPAGLTQANGEDSGPQATEARLRQSQPVKITLAEDPVETFLASRKASTEPGPDETDWVTILKWVVFVFVLLQLFWWLAPVLSRVHLTT from the coding sequence ATGGCAGACCCGAAAACCATCGGCAGGTACCAGGTCCTGCGGCCCATCGGACAGGGCGGCATGGGGACCGTCTACCTGGCGGAGGATCCCCTCCTCAAGCGGCGGGTGGCCATCAAGGTCATCCGGGTGGCCGGCAGCGCCCGGCACCAGGCCATGCTGCGCTTCCGGCGGGAAGCCGAGATCAGCGCCCAGCTGAACCATCCGAACCTGGTGACCATCTTCGACGTGGGCGTGGAAGAGGACCTGGGGCCTTTCCTGGCCATGGAGTACGTGGAGGGGAAGAGCCTCGGCAAGCACATCAAGGAGAAGAACCTCGATCAGGAGACCTCCGCGAAGGTGTTGATCCAGGCCATGCGGGCCCTGAGGGCCGCCCACCGGCGCGCCATCGTCCACCGCGACGTGAAGCCCGACAACATCCTCCTGAGTGAGGAGGGCCGGGCCAAGCTCATGGACTTCGGCATCGCCCGCAGCATGGGGCACATGAGCGTGAATCCCCAGCATCCCCTGGATGCGCCGATGCTGGATGAGGGCGTCCAGGACGGCTATGCCCAGACCCTCGCGCTGCGCCTGACGGTCACCGGGGACTTCCTGGGTTCACCGGCCTATGCTCCGCCTGAGGTGCTGAAGGGCGGTGAGGGGACCCCGTCCTCGGACCGCTACAGCTTCGCGGCGACGGCCTTCGAACTGCTCACGGGCCAGCTGCCCCACCCGGGGGGCGGGCTCACGGAGATCATCATCCACATCCTGCAGGAGCCCATCGCCATCCCGGCCGACCTGCCACCCCGTCTGGGCGCCGTGTTCCAGCGGGCCCTGTCCGTGGATCCGGACGACCGCTACACCACCCTGCCGGAGTTCATGGAGGAGCTCATCGACGCCCTGCCCGGGCCGGCCAGCATGCGGGCCCGCCTCTTCGCGGCCCTGGGCCAGGATGACGACGGCAGCAGCGTGTCCACGGCGCGGTTCCGCCTTCCGGCCGGACTCACCCAGGCAAATGGGGAGGACAGCGGCCCCCAGGCCACGGAGGCCCGCCTGCGCCAGAGCCAGCCCGTGAAGATCACCCTGGCGGAGGATCCGGTGGAGACGTTCCTGGCCTCCCGGAAGGCCTCGACCGAACCCGGGCCCGATGAGACCGACTGGGTGACCATCCTCAAGTGGGTGGTCTTCGTCTTCGTGCTGCTCCAGCTGTTCTGGTGGCTCGCGCCGGTTCTCTCACGGGTCCACCTGACGACCTAG